CGCGTCCTTGTCTCCCGTCTTTTCGTTCAAGATCGAGTAGTACTGTTCGAGGATGCGCGAGCGGCTCTGCTCGCGTTCGAGGCGGAGGAGGGCAAAGGCGTCGTCTCCCCGCGCCGTCCTCAGGGCTACGTCTCCCTTTTCTCCCGATGCAGCTTCTTTGCCGGTGGCGTTCGAGGCCGACTGCGCCGAAGGGGCCGCCTCGTCCTTTCGGGCGACTTCTCCTTCGGGGGGCTGGGAAAAGAAGAGGTAGTACACGGACATCACGGCGAGCAACGTGAGCATGAGCATGAACCAAAACGTCTGCGGGTGACGGTCCTTCACGGCACCTTCTCCCCTTTCCTTTCTTGCCGATCTTTCCCGGTCGTCCCCTCACGGATTTGTGCCCCGCATGGGGACGACGGCGATGCGGTGGGCGGGTACGTCAAACGCGCGACCTACGGCTTCGACGATCCAGAGCTTCACGCGGGCATCCTCGGCACCCCGGACGACGACGACGACGCCGCGGATGCGGGGTTGAAGGACCTTGCGCATGATCGGTGTTTCCCGATCTCCGGAACGCAGGGAAACAGGTTCCTCCTCGCGGGTTTCTTCTCCCGTGGTCCGCGTCCCGCCTTGCGCATCTCGTTCTTCTACCGCCGTGCGCGTAGAGCGAACGTGCGTCTCCCAAACCGTTTCCTCCGAGGAGTCGACGGTCACGAACACGCGCACGTTTCCGGGACCCAGGACTTCCTCAAGCAGTGCCGTGATCCGCTTTTCGTACTCGGCTTCGTATCGGTGAAAGGCGGGAGAGGCCGCGCCGCCGGAGTCGGAGGGCGGGGTATCCTTCCGAACGTCTTCCGCAGGTGGAACCGGCGGGCTCGGACGGGGAGCCGGGGTGGCAAAGTGCACCCCCAGAAGGACGAGGACGACGAGGGCGAGAAGGAAGATCCGGTGCCTGGTCCCCGAGGGTAGGGCGCTCCACTCGGGAAGACGGAAGTGCGACATCGTCGTTCCCTCCAAGCCTGGCCAGTTGAGGAGGGAGGTGACTTTCCCGCCCGGCCGAAGGGATCACTCCTTTGCAGGTGCAAAGACGACGTGGACCACCTCCGAAGGAAGGCCGAACCGTTCGGCGAGGAGTCGCCTCGCCTTGTCCTCAACCTCCCGGTGTTCCGGCGTCTCGTTCCGCCGGGAAGGCGGCGCACCCGTCGAAGACGCGGCGAGGGATCCGGGTTCCGTCGCGACCTTCCTTTCGGGTGCGAGCACCACCTGCGAGACGACGATCGGGGGTACCGTGACGGAGACGTGTCCCGGCTCGTCTTTTCTAGCCGTACGCGGCCCTTCCGTGAAATAGACCACGACTTCGGCAACGCGCGGCTGGGCCAACGACCCTTCGAGACGAGCGTTCACCCGCTCTACCGGAAGTCCCGCGGATGCGAGCTGGGACGCGATTGCTTGGGCGATACGCCCTTCGGATTCTCGAAACACTTCCCGAGAGAAACGTCCGTCTCCGTCGGCAACGCCCGAAGGCGGGCGCGCCGCCGAAGAGGCGCCTTTAGGCGGGGACAGGATTTCGTCGATGCGCCGGAGGAGGTCCTCGTCCGCCGCCCAAGGACGGTGGAGCGCCGAGGCGATGGGGCCGATGAGGGCCGTGAGGACGACCAGGGAGAGTGCGAAGCGGGCGTATTTGCGCAAGGATCCCTCGGGTAGGAGGAGTTCTGTCAACGCGGCAAAGAGAATGAGGCCCACCAGCTCCTTCACCCAGGCAAACAGCCCCGACATCCCCCTTCCCTCCCACGCCGTACAATCTTGAGCAAGCGACCGCATGCCGTCCGCCCCTACAGGGCAAGCGCGGCGTAGGGATAGGCGAGAAAGACGAGCACGGCCACGAACAAAAAGAAGAGGATGGCCACGAGGATGAGCGCGGTAAAGAGAGCGTATAGAGCCTCGGAAATCTTCCCGAGGAGAGCGGGAACTTCTTTCGTGCCGAGCGGTTCGACGAGGGCGGCGGCGAACTGGTAAAGGAAGGCGAGGACGAACACCTTCAGCGCGGGAAAAAACGTAGCCCAGGCGAGGGCGACAACGCCGACCGCCCCGACGGCGTTGCGCAAAAGCAGAGAAGTCCCGAAAACCGTTTCTACGGCGTCGGAAAACATCTTTCCGAAAAAGGGAAGGAAGGTGCTCGCGGCAAACTTAGACGTCCGGAGGATGAGGCCGTCGCCCGCCGCAAGCACACCGCCGTACACGGCCGTCAGCCCGAGGAAGAGCGTAAGGGTAATGCCGAGGACGACGAGCCCTCCCTGACGAAAGAGGCGGCTCAGGCGGTGCAGGGGAAACGAGGGGGCTAGCGAACTCACGATTTCGAGCACCGCCGAGACGAAGAGGAGGGGAAACACGAGGCGGGAGACCAACAGCGAGGCGAGTTCGAGAAAGGAAACCAGCACGGGGTGAAGGAGGGCCGCCGTAGACGCCTGACCTGCCGTCGTATACAGGGCAAAGAAAAGCGGAAGCGCGGCCGCCATGAGTTCGACCATGCGCGACGTGCCGTCCAGGGCCACCCGGTAGGCGAGGGAAAACCCCTGAAAGGCGAAAAGGGCGAGGAGAAAGAAACCGACGGTGGTTGCCGCCTTCCCTCCCGCGGAAAAGGAAAACGCCGTCTCGAGGTGTTCGAGAAGCGTAAGGAAGAGGGCGAGGAAGAGCACCACCCCGAGGCGTCCCGAAACCTCGCCGATTTCGCGAAAGGTGTAGGAGACGAGGGCGCGGAGAAAGGCCCCCGGATTGAGGAGGATTCCCGGCTCCCGCAAGAGAGACGCGAGGGAGCTGTCGTAACCCCGGGGGAGGAACGGGCCGTATTCGCGGCGGAGCTCTTCCCACCAGCGCTCCAGGTCGCGCAGATCGATTTCCCGAAGAAGCGCTTCTTCGCGTTCCGGAGAAGCGACTCCTTCGTTTCGGGACCGCGGGTCGTAGGAAGGGGAATTGGAGGTCGGCGGGTCCGCGCGCGGCAAGGAGTCTCCTCGGAACGGTCGGAAAGGTTCGGATCCTCCCCCAGAAGCGGCGGAGGAGGCCGCGTATGCCGAAGTCGGCTCCTCGAAAACAGCGAGGAAGGACGCGGCGAAGACAAGGAGCGC
This is a stretch of genomic DNA from Brockia lithotrophica. It encodes these proteins:
- the spoIIIAE gene encoding stage III sporulation protein AE gives rise to the protein MRLPVPPLQRLLLAGALLVFAASFLAVFEEPTSAYAASSAASGGGSEPFRPFRGDSLPRADPPTSNSPSYDPRSRNEGVASPEREEALLREIDLRDLERWWEELRREYGPFLPRGYDSSLASLLREPGILLNPGAFLRALVSYTFREIGEVSGRLGVVLFLALFLTLLEHLETAFSFSAGGKAATTVGFFLLALFAFQGFSLAYRVALDGTSRMVELMAAALPLFFALYTTAGQASTAALLHPVLVSFLELASLLVSRLVFPLLFVSAVLEIVSSLAPSFPLHRLSRLFRQGGLVVLGITLTLFLGLTAVYGGVLAAGDGLILRTSKFAASTFLPFFGKMFSDAVETVFGTSLLLRNAVGAVGVVALAWATFFPALKVFVLAFLYQFAAALVEPLGTKEVPALLGKISEALYALFTALILVAILFFLFVAVLVFLAYPYAALAL
- a CDS encoding stage III sporulation protein AF; protein product: MSGLFAWVKELVGLILFAALTELLLPEGSLRKYARFALSLVVLTALIGPIASALHRPWAADEDLLRRIDEILSPPKGASSAARPPSGVADGDGRFSREVFRESEGRIAQAIASQLASAGLPVERVNARLEGSLAQPRVAEVVVYFTEGPRTARKDEPGHVSVTVPPIVVSQVVLAPERKVATEPGSLAASSTGAPPSRRNETPEHREVEDKARRLLAERFGLPSEVVHVVFAPAKE
- a CDS encoding stage III sporulation protein AG; this encodes MSHFRLPEWSALPSGTRHRIFLLALVVLVLLGVHFATPAPRPSPPVPPAEDVRKDTPPSDSGGAASPAFHRYEAEYEKRITALLEEVLGPGNVRVFVTVDSSEETVWETHVRSTRTAVEERDAQGGTRTTGEETREEEPVSLRSGDRETPIMRKVLQPRIRGVVVVVRGAEDARVKLWIVEAVGRAFDVPAHRIAVVPMRGTNP
- a CDS encoding SpoIIIAH-like family protein; the encoded protein is MKDRHPQTFWFMLMLTLLAVMSVYYLFFSQPPEGEVARKDEAAPSAQSASNATGKEAASGEKGDVALRTARGDDAFALLRLEREQSRSRILEQYYSILNEKTGDKDAVATASARISRLEDLESKEIALEGAIKAAGYPDAVVILDEERAHVFVKANALSAEEAVKIIGIVAKEANLKGTDVTVTARP